One window of Candidatus Methylocalor cossyra genomic DNA carries:
- a CDS encoding HD domain-containing protein, giving the protein MDRLKQQIAFIVELDRLKTVLRQSWLTDGGRRENSAEHSWHIALMGLVLAEYANAPVNLPRVIAMLLVHDVVEIDAGDVLVYDEAGNLDKAERERRAAARIYGLLPPDQARELCALWEEFEAQRTDEAKFAAALDRLMPLLHNFLTEGRTWRQHGITADRVLARNAAIGEGSTALWRYARELIEEAVERGYLPPAP; this is encoded by the coding sequence ATGGACAGATTGAAACAGCAAATCGCCTTCATCGTCGAGCTGGACCGCCTCAAAACCGTTCTCCGCCAGTCCTGGTTGACTGATGGGGGCCGACGGGAAAATTCCGCCGAACACAGCTGGCACATCGCCCTCATGGGGCTGGTGTTGGCCGAGTACGCCAACGCGCCGGTGAACTTGCCGCGGGTGATCGCCATGTTGCTGGTGCACGACGTGGTGGAGATCGACGCGGGGGATGTGCTGGTGTACGACGAGGCCGGAAACCTGGACAAGGCCGAGCGGGAGCGGCGGGCGGCGGCGCGGATCTATGGCCTGCTGCCGCCCGACCAGGCCCGGGAGTTGTGCGCCCTGTGGGAGGAGTTTGAGGCCCAGCGCACCGATGAAGCCAAGTTCGCGGCCGCCTTGGACAGGCTCATGCCGCTCCTGCATAACTTTCTGACTGAGGGCCGGACCTGGCGACAGCATGGCATCACCGCCGACCGGGTACTGGCCCGGAACGCTGCCATCGGCGAGGGTTCCACGGCGCTCTGGCGCTATGCCCGGGAATTGATCGAGGAAGCGGTGGAACGGGGCTATCTGCCCCCCGCTCCTTAG